A region of the Sodalis ligni genome:
GTAAGCGGCCTGAAAAAAGCCGATAGCGACGGGGGCGAGCAGACCTTCGGCGCCCTGCTGAGCAGCAAGATCAACGATCGGCAGCAAGCGCGTACGGCAACGGCCGCCTCCGCCAAAACCTCTGCTGAGGATAAAGATACCGCCGATGCGGCGGCGAATGCTCAAACGGCGGCGGCGGGACGGTCAGATCGAGCCGATCGCCGGGAGGAGAGGCGCAAAGAGGCATTGGCCGATGGCGACGAGGGCAGCAGCGCCGACAATAATAGCGCCGATACCACCCTGCCCGCGTCGCCGGCCGGCGGCACCCAGGCGCATAAACCCTAACCGACGCCCAGGTGCCGGCCCCTCGCCAGCCGTTGCCGATCCGGTGCTGGACGGCAGCGCCGCGCAGGCGCTGATGGCCCTGTTGGCGCAAACCGCACTCCCGCCGCAGAGCAGCGGTGATACGGACTCCGCGAACGCGGCAGAGGCGCTGCCGCCGCCGGCGCGGCGGCGGGCAATGTCGCCGATTCAAGCCTGTACGTGGCCGACGACGCCGCCAGCGCGGCCGGCACAGCCGGCGTCACGGACGCAGCGGATTCCGCGCCCCGCAAGGATGCCGCCGCCGATGCGGGTCTGAACGCAGCGACCACCGGCGACAGCGCCGTGCCGGCCATTCCCGCGCCCCTTTACGTACCCACCGGCGCCAAATCCGCCGCCAAGTCCGCTACGCCCGGCGGCAACGTCCCGACGCCTGATCTGAAAGGCGTGGCGGAGATTGTGCATGGGGACCGCCAGGACAAAGCCTCCGCGGCCCCTGCCACAATGGGCAGACAAACACGGGATGACGACAGCGGAGCGCCGGCGGCCAGCGTCGCCGTACCGCAAAATAGCGATGGGGCGCAGGATGTTCCCCTCGGTTCGGCGAACTCGACGTTAACCTTCAGGAAAGCCGCCGCCCCGGCCGCAGACAGTTTGCCGTCCCAGGCCGGCGCCCAGGCCGCCGCCTTTACCCTGAGCGCCGCCGGTTCCGACACCACCGCCGCGCCGGTCCCGGCCTCCGCCCTGATCAGCGCACAGCTGGGCAGCGATGAGTGGCAGCAGGCCATCGGCCAGCAGGTGGTGATGTACAGCCGCAACGGCCAGCAAAACGCCGAACTGCGCCTGCATCCGGAAAATCTCGGTACGTTGCAAATCAGTATGCGGGTAGACACCAATAACCAGATGCAAATCCATCTGGTGTCGGCGCACAGCCAGGTACGCTCCGCCCTGGAAGATGCCTTGCCGCACCTGCGCGCGGCCCTGGCGCAAAGCGCCACCA
Encoded here:
- a CDS encoding flagellar hook-length control protein FliK, whose translation is MADDAASAAGTAGVTDAADSAPRKDAAADAGLNAATTGDSAVPAIPAPLYVPTGAKSAAKSATPGGNVPTPDLKGVAEIVHGDRQDKASAAPATMGRQTRDDDSGAPAASVAVPQNSDGAQDVPLGSANSTLTFRKAAAPAADSLPSQAGAQAAAFTLSAAGSDTTAAPVPASALISAQLGSDEWQQAIGQQVVMYSRNGQQNAELRLHPENLGTLQISMRVDTNNQMQIHLVSAHSQVRSALEDALPHLRAALAQSATSLGQSSAGSDATPTGGGTGQQSSAGGRGTAAFSLNAVADPADNTAIATPPAATGRTAGVDTFV